Within the Flavobacterium sp. 9R genome, the region AAGAAAAGTTCAATGCTACCTTCAAACCTTGTACGCCTCCAGCGGTCATTGATTTTACTACCACAAGTTTGGTAGGCCTTTTTGCTGGACAAAAACCATCAAATGGTTATGCTATAAAAATACAGTCAGTGGTAGAGACAAATTGTGAAGTTGTAGTTTCGTTTTATGAAATTGCACCAAAGGCAGGTGATCCTGTAACTCCAGGAGCAACTTATCCTAAAGACGTTATTGCTATTCCTAAAACATCAAAACCAGTGTATTTACAACGTGTAGCACAAAATAATGAATACGCAATTATAGGAAGCTTTAGAGGTGCTTGTACAGGAAGCGCGTGCCAAGAATTTTATCGTTTGGATGTACAAAAAGTGCTTCGCTTTAAGGACGTTGTGTATGGTGATTATGATATGGCTAAATATGGTTTTAATGCTTTGGTTTACAAAGAGGAATATTCAACTTTTGTAGGCGGAATACCTAGTGAAATTACCAGCCTAAAAGGACAAACTAAAACCTTTGGCACACCAGATTCACACGATCAAGGAGGAATTTACTTCGAATGGCATCAAGGAAGTGTAGTAACCAAAATCTATTTGGATAATGATGATACTACAGATCAAAGTTCAGCAGTTATCAGTTTTAAGAAAAGACTTCAAGAAAAAATAGCGACGTTAAAAACCAAGAATTAATCGTTTTAAATTGGTATTGCTTAGCCAAAAAGAATAACGTTACTTTTGTATAACTGTATTGCCTCCAAAAGGTATTATTTAAGACGATTTGAAAGACAATTTAGAAATACTTATTAAAAAGTGTGTAGAAAACGACAGGGTCGGGCAGCAGAAAATATATCAGTTGTTCGCTCCTGTTCTTTATGGTCTTTGTTTGAAGTATATGAAAAATGAAGACGATGCCAAAGATGTATTTCAAGAAGCATTTGTAATTGCTTATCAAAAAATGTATCAGTTTAAATTTGAAGGGAGTTTTGAAGGGTGGTTAAAGAGAATTTTTATTTATAAATGCATCGAAACCTTAAAAAAGAACAGAAAAAACCTTTTTTTATTAGACGGATATGATGACCCCATTGACGAAAGTTTTGAAGAAGAGGAAATAGATAAACTTTCACTTAGCGAAGAAAAATTACTAGAATACATACAAGATTTACCGGATCAATACCGATTGGTTTTTAACCTTTATGTTTTCGAAAAACTAAAACATAGAGAGATTTCGGTTATGCTTAACATTACGGAAAGCACTTCGAAATCAAACTTGAATCGTGCTAAAACATATCTGAAAAGAAGAATTTTAGCCGCATTTAATTCTAAAACAGCATGAAAAAAGAAAAGATAGAAAATTTATTTTCTTCAATGGAAGACTTCTCGAGTGTCCCACCACCAGAACTTTGGGATGCTATAGAAAAAGAATTGGAAAAACCCAAAAAGAAAAAAAGAGCTTTGGTGTGGTGGTTTGCTGCGGCCAGTTTGTTGGTAGGAATGGGGATTCCTGCCTATTTGTTTTTTCAAACCAGCCCAGATGTTTTACCAAATAGCGTAGAAGCTGGAGAAGCTACAAAAACAGTGTACAAAGCAGCACCATCACCAATCCATTCATCCAAAAATGCAAATACAGACAATGCCGTTGTTACAGTAACCAATGATTCGTTGCCAACACTTCCATCAAGCACTTATTCTAAAGCAATTGGAGTACCAACGAACAAAGGTTCCAAAAACAATGGACTCAAACAAGCGCCCAATAGTGTTGCGAATGCAGGCAAGGAAGAGAATCTTTCTCCTTTTGCTAATAAGCAACCAAAAAGTAATACAAATACAAACATCACCCAATTACAAGCAAACAGCGCTGCAATTGCTGCTACTGTAAATGCGACTCATAGTAATGCAACGAACATTTTTAATGCATCCAGCCAAGAAAACAAAGTGGGTAATGCAATTAAAAATGAACAACCAAGTACTAAAAACTCAAACGAAATTGTCTTAGAGAACAAGTTCATAGACAAAACGACAGTGGTAACAGCAACAAATACTGAGACCAAAACTAAAGAGCAATTGCAAATCCAACAGGAGCTCGCAATTTTAGAACAAAAAGCAAAAGGAGAAGAAAAAGAACCAAAGGAGAAAAAAGATAAAAAGCAAGAAGCACTATCAAAATGGTCCATGCAAGTAGTAGCGGGACTAAATACGTCTCAAAATTATAGCAATCAGCAAACTCTAGGAGCTAAAGGGCAAGCACAACAAGGTAAAACGTATGGTGTAACAACACAGTACAAATTGAATAAAAAATGGGCTGTAGGTTCAGGTTTAAAACTTAACGAGTTAGGGCAACAATTAAAAGGAGTATCGTATTACAACAACCAAATGGTACAAGGAGCCGGAATCAATGGTGTAATTGTGGCTGATAAAACAGATGTAAACACTATTTCTACCAATTCAGACTATGTTTTCCTTGCTCAAACCAAGTCAATAGCATTCAATCCAATGGCCTTTTCATCTGGGGATATAGCACAAAATCTCAAGTATGTAGAACTACCGCTTACCGTTTCTTATGCCCTGTTTCAAAAAAACAAAACCAATGTCCATCTCAACACAGGAGGTTTTGTTGGGAAATTAGTGGCCAATCAATTCCTGCTCAATGGTCAGTACATTGGGGCAAGCAATCAAGTCAACGATATGGTGTACGGAACCTTATTAACCAGCACCATTCAATACAAAGTTTTTCCAACGACTCATTTGTTTGTAGAGCCCGGAATGAATCTTTTTAGCAGCCCATTAAAAGAACAAAGCTTCAATCAGTTCCAATGGTCATTAAACTTTGGAGTACATTTTGATTTTTAATATTTAGTAGCAGTTACATAGGGTTTGTCAGTTAGCATACACCCGTCATCCGCTATATCTTTGCCTTTTTAAAGAAAAAAGGCAAAGGATGCCGCTCCTACCGGGGCTAGGGAGAAGCAATTGTGTTTTTTTGTGAGCAACTCCCAAACAATTAATTTATTCTTAACGCGCTGCAATCAGGGCTACCTTTTCCCTGTCATTTCTTATCGTATCTTTGCGCCACAAAATAAGAGTATGAAAAAAATAGTGGTAGGCTTATTCCTTTTCTTCTGGATAGGAATTACAGCTCAAGAACAAAAAAAACCGTATGTAATTTTGGTGTCCTTAGACGGATTTAGATGGGATTATCCCAACTATTTTGAAACGCCAAATCTTGATAAAATGGCAAAGAATGGAGTAAAAGCCAAGTCGATGCAACCCAGTTATCCTACCAAGACTTTTCCCAATCATTACTCAATTGCTACAGGATTATATCCAGACCATCACGGAATTGTAAATAATAATTTTTACGACCCCACTTCAAAAAAAATATTTACCCTAAAAAACGAATCCAAGAAAAACAGCGAATTTTATGGTGGGAATCCTATTTGGAATCTAGCAGAAGAACAAGGGGTTAAAGCTGCTTGTTTCTATTGGCCGGGTTCAGACACAGGAGTTAAAAGCGCAAGCATATTCAAAGAATATGACGAATCGGTTAGTTACGAAAACAGAATCAATACCGTAATCGATTGGCTTAATCTGCCCGAAGCGGAGCGTCCTCACTTAATCACACTCTATTTTGACCAACCCGATGAAACAGGACATAATCACGGACCTTTGTCAGAAGAAAACAAAAAAATGGTACCCAAAGTTGATGCCGTTATTGGGCAACTGATGCAAAAATTAGACTCACTTCCCATCGGAAAAGAAATCAATCTAATCGTACTCTCAGACCACGGAATGGCACCCATTAGCAATGACAAAAAAGTAGCACTACTAGAATACATAAAACCAGAATGGCTAGGATATGCTGCAGTCATCAATCCGATTATGAGCATTGAAACCAAACCAGTTTATAAAGATTCGATTGCGAAAGCCTTAAAAAAAGTGCCTCATATCAAATGGTATCCTTCAAATAAAGTGCCTAAACGACTGCATTATGGAACAAATCCTCGAGCACTCGATTTTGTAATTGAAGCCCAAAAAGGGTATAGTTTAGTCAACAAAAAGGACCAAAAAATCACTGGAGGCACACACGGCTACGATAATAAAATGAAAGAAATGCAAGCTATTTTTTATGCCAAAGGCCCTAATTTCAAAACGGATAAAAAAGTAAAATCTTTCCGTAATGTGAGTGTGTATCCACTTATCGCAGCAATCCTAGGATTAAAAACCGAAGCTATAGATGGCGATTTCGATGAGGTAAAAGCGATGTTAAAATAGAAAAAAAGATAAAAAATTAATTTAATAAAATACATGCACCACCATTTTATTCTTCATAAACCTTATGGCTATCTGAGTCAATTTATTTATGAACTCAAACGAAAGAAACGTTTACTAGGGGAGCTCTTCGATTTTCCAGAAGGCACGATGGCAATCGGTCGTTTAGATGAAGATTCAGAAGGATTGCTATTGTTGACAACAGACGGAAAAGTCAGTGAGCAAATTAGAAGTAAGAAGGTGGATAAAGAATATTATGTTCAAGTGGATGGTGTAATCACTCCCGAAGCTATTGAACAGATTAAAAGGGGAGTTGAAATAGGTTTCAATGGAACCAAATATATGACCAAGCCTTGCGAAGCTTTTATTTTGAATGAAATCCCTAATTTTGGCCCACGCGGTAAGAAAATTAGAGACGAAAGACACGGCCCCACTTCTTGGACTTCGATTATAGTCAATGAAGGAAAATTTCGTCAAGTACGCAAAATGACGGCTGCTGTAGGTTTTCCCACCTTGCGATTGGTTCGCGTCCGAATTGGAACAGTACAATTAGATAATTTACAAGCCGGAGAAGTACG harbors:
- a CDS encoding protease complex subunit PrcB family protein, which gives rise to MKKIVLFIAIAIGLTSCSLNSESDSISCGDAKNVAFKSFTTCNTLITETVESKAIIINSQEKFNATFKPCTPPAVIDFTTTSLVGLFAGQKPSNGYAIKIQSVVETNCEVVVSFYEIAPKAGDPVTPGATYPKDVIAIPKTSKPVYLQRVAQNNEYAIIGSFRGACTGSACQEFYRLDVQKVLRFKDVVYGDYDMAKYGFNALVYKEEYSTFVGGIPSEITSLKGQTKTFGTPDSHDQGGIYFEWHQGSVVTKIYLDNDDTTDQSSAVISFKKRLQEKIATLKTKN
- a CDS encoding RNA polymerase sigma factor, whose translation is MFAPVLYGLCLKYMKNEDDAKDVFQEAFVIAYQKMYQFKFEGSFEGWLKRIFIYKCIETLKKNRKNLFLLDGYDDPIDESFEEEEIDKLSLSEEKLLEYIQDLPDQYRLVFNLYVFEKLKHREISVMLNITESTSKSNLNRAKTYLKRRILAAFNSKTA
- a CDS encoding ectonucleotide pyrophosphatase/phosphodiesterase — its product is MKKIVVGLFLFFWIGITAQEQKKPYVILVSLDGFRWDYPNYFETPNLDKMAKNGVKAKSMQPSYPTKTFPNHYSIATGLYPDHHGIVNNNFYDPTSKKIFTLKNESKKNSEFYGGNPIWNLAEEQGVKAACFYWPGSDTGVKSASIFKEYDESVSYENRINTVIDWLNLPEAERPHLITLYFDQPDETGHNHGPLSEENKKMVPKVDAVIGQLMQKLDSLPIGKEINLIVLSDHGMAPISNDKKVALLEYIKPEWLGYAAVINPIMSIETKPVYKDSIAKALKKVPHIKWYPSNKVPKRLHYGTNPRALDFVIEAQKGYSLVNKKDQKITGGTHGYDNKMKEMQAIFYAKGPNFKTDKKVKSFRNVSVYPLIAAILGLKTEAIDGDFDEVKAMLK
- a CDS encoding pseudouridine synthase — protein: MHHHFILHKPYGYLSQFIYELKRKKRLLGELFDFPEGTMAIGRLDEDSEGLLLLTTDGKVSEQIRSKKVDKEYYVQVDGVITPEAIEQIKRGVEIGFNGTKYMTKPCEAFILNEIPNFGPRGKKIRDERHGPTSWTSIIVNEGKFRQVRKMTAAVGFPTLRLVRVRIGTVQLDNLQAGEVREVKSFEIAIPKS